The Sphingomonas sanxanigenens DSM 19645 = NX02 genome includes a region encoding these proteins:
- a CDS encoding LysR family transcriptional regulator, with amino-acid sequence MLSRFAIYFDEVARAGSIRKASERLNVAASAIDRQILKMEGQLGTALFERRPQGLRLTAAGEVMIGVVRNWRRELRNAESQLDALKGLRRGEINLAVVEGSAAFVTRSLAAFSRVYPGIVYHLRMAMSAQVTDLVLAGDADFGICFNPPARHDIRVERTLVYQLGAVVLPDHPIATQTEIALSACADHALIGPIEGNALREILDRAWATSVGTPPRFVATASTISLIKSLVLNGVGMGFLTPIDVAEEVATGRLCLVPIGSPAFALSALSLITASGRPPSTAASLLIQHLGAAMAAEPGRVI; translated from the coding sequence ATGCTGTCTCGCTTCGCCATCTATTTCGACGAGGTCGCGCGCGCGGGCTCGATCCGCAAGGCGTCCGAACGGCTTAACGTCGCCGCCTCTGCCATCGACCGGCAGATCCTGAAGATGGAGGGGCAACTCGGCACCGCGCTGTTCGAGCGGCGCCCGCAGGGCCTTCGGCTGACTGCGGCGGGGGAGGTGATGATCGGCGTCGTCCGCAACTGGCGCCGCGAACTGCGCAACGCCGAATCGCAGCTCGACGCGCTGAAGGGGCTGCGTCGCGGCGAGATCAACCTCGCGGTGGTCGAGGGCAGCGCTGCCTTCGTCACGCGCAGCCTCGCGGCGTTCAGCCGCGTCTATCCGGGCATCGTCTATCATCTGCGCATGGCGATGTCGGCGCAGGTCACCGATCTGGTGCTGGCGGGGGACGCGGATTTCGGCATCTGCTTCAACCCGCCCGCGCGCCACGACATCCGCGTCGAGCGCACGCTGGTCTATCAACTCGGCGCGGTGGTGCTGCCCGATCATCCGATCGCGACGCAGACCGAGATCGCGCTTTCGGCCTGCGCCGATCATGCGCTGATCGGCCCGATCGAAGGCAATGCGCTGCGCGAGATCCTCGATCGTGCGTGGGCCACGAGCGTCGGCACCCCGCCGCGCTTCGTCGCCACCGCAAGCACCATCAGCCTGATCAAGTCGCTGGTGCTGAACGGCGTCGGCATGGGCTTCCTGACCCCGATCGACGTCGCCGAGGAGGTTGCGACGGGTCGGCTGTGCCTGGTGCCGATCGGCAGCCCGGCGTTCGCGCTGTCGGCGCTGTCGCTGATCACCGCGAGCGGCCGGCCGCCATCGACGGCTGCATCGTTGCTGATCCAGCATCTTGGGGCGGCGATGGCGGCGGAGCCGGGGCGGGTGATCTGA